From Deltaproteobacteria bacterium, the proteins below share one genomic window:
- a CDS encoding sulfite exporter TauE/SafE family protein, producing the protein MAVLIFFVGFAVSCLAGLVGIGGGIIMAPALLYLPPAFGFVPLDMRQVAGLTITQGLFACLSGAWRHDTYRSVNRRLVVSMGSAITAAALTGSVVSRWVENAVLMMVFAGLAALAAIMMWLPKSEDQEVEDPNACRFNIPLAASIAAAIGFLGGLVGQGGSFILVPLMLHALRLPTRVVIGSNLALVFLSSLAGFAGKVATGQVPPIPAVLLVLAAVPGAQIGSILSHRTSPRWLRTTLAVIVGVAAVGMIADVVVRVR; encoded by the coding sequence CTGGCCGTCCTGATCTTCTTCGTGGGTTTCGCCGTCAGCTGCCTGGCCGGGTTGGTCGGGATCGGCGGCGGGATCATCATGGCGCCCGCGCTTCTCTACCTGCCCCCCGCTTTCGGGTTCGTCCCCCTGGACATGCGGCAGGTCGCCGGCCTGACGATCACGCAAGGGCTGTTCGCCTGCCTGTCGGGGGCTTGGCGTCACGACACATACCGGAGCGTAAACCGCCGGCTCGTGGTTTCCATGGGGAGCGCCATCACGGCCGCCGCGCTGACGGGATCGGTCGTTTCGCGGTGGGTGGAGAACGCGGTGTTGATGATGGTCTTCGCGGGGCTCGCCGCCCTGGCTGCGATCATGATGTGGCTTCCGAAGTCCGAGGACCAAGAGGTCGAGGACCCCAATGCCTGCAGGTTCAACATTCCTCTCGCCGCATCGATTGCCGCAGCGATCGGCTTCCTGGGTGGGCTGGTCGGTCAGGGAGGATCGTTCATCCTCGTTCCCCTGATGCTCCATGCCCTTCGGCTGCCGACCCGCGTGGTCATCGGGAGCAACCTGGCGCTTGTTTTCCTCTCCTCGCTGGCAGGCTTCGCAGGCAAGGTGGCCACGGGACAGGTCCCGCCGATTCCCGCCGTGCTGCTCGTGCTAGCGGCGGTGCCAGGTGCTCAGATCGGCAGCATCTTGAGCCACCGCACCAGCCCCCGATGGCTGAGGACCACGCTAGCGGTTATAGTCGGCGTGGCGGCGGTGGGCATGATCGCCGACGTCGTGGTCAGGGTGCGCTGA
- the selD gene encoding selenide, water dikinase SelD: protein MSNNAVRLTQLSHCAGUAGKIGPEDLAQVLSGLPKIMDPNVLVGPGTSDDAAIYRVSDELALIQTVDFFTPVVDDPYQFGAIAAANSLSDVYAMGGRPVLALNVVGFPRGSDVLPMSMLAEILRGGAEKAREAGIDIVGGHTVDDKEPKYGLCVTGFVHPKEYWANVGGRAGDRLVLTKPIGTGIVTTAMKAGTAGEGASRAAIGTMATLNRAAGEVGRKAGVRACTDITGFGLLGHLREMLSGVGARIRLTTVPVLPGARELAVKGFIPGGTRRNRESLDGIVSYLDGIDEVDRILLCDAQTSGGLLFAVEPSRFDALLLGLAEAGVAAAAIGELIAEPKGRIEVLP, encoded by the coding sequence ATGTCCAACAATGCAGTGCGCCTGACCCAGCTTTCCCACTGCGCGGGATGAGCGGGCAAGATCGGTCCTGAGGACCTCGCTCAGGTTCTGAGCGGCTTGCCAAAGATCATGGATCCGAACGTGCTCGTCGGGCCGGGAACCTCCGATGACGCGGCCATCTACCGCGTCTCCGACGAACTGGCGCTGATCCAGACCGTGGACTTCTTCACCCCGGTTGTGGACGATCCTTACCAGTTTGGCGCCATCGCGGCGGCGAATTCCCTAAGTGATGTCTATGCCATGGGCGGTCGCCCCGTCCTGGCGCTCAATGTCGTCGGTTTCCCGAGAGGGAGCGACGTGCTGCCCATGTCGATGCTCGCGGAGATCCTGCGCGGCGGGGCGGAGAAGGCCCGGGAAGCCGGCATCGACATTGTCGGCGGTCACACCGTCGACGACAAGGAGCCGAAGTACGGCCTGTGCGTGACCGGCTTCGTCCATCCGAAAGAATATTGGGCCAATGTCGGGGGACGCGCGGGGGACCGGCTTGTCCTCACGAAGCCGATCGGAACCGGGATCGTGACGACGGCCATGAAGGCCGGCACGGCCGGCGAGGGAGCGTCAAGGGCGGCCATCGGGACCATGGCGACCCTGAATCGCGCGGCGGGGGAGGTCGGCCGGAAGGCCGGCGTGCGCGCATGCACCGACATTACGGGATTTGGCCTGCTGGGCCACCTGCGCGAGATGCTCTCGGGTGTCGGCGCGCGGATTCGGCTGACGACGGTTCCCGTCCTTCCGGGGGCGCGTGAACTCGCCGTCAAAGGCTTTATCCCAGGGGGCACGCGCCGCAACCGGGAGTCCCTTGACGGGATCGTGAGCTACCTCGACGGGATCGATGAGGTCGACCGCATCCTGCTCTGCGACGCCCAGACATCCGGAGGGCTTCTCTTCGCGGTCGAACCTTCGAGATTCGACGCCCTGCTCCTGGGTCTGGCCGAAGCGGGAGTTGCGGCCGCGGCCATCGGGGAACTCATCGCGGAACCGAAAGGCCGGATCGAGGTTCTGCCGTAG
- a CDS encoding LysR family transcriptional regulator, with product MNPHLLRTFLSVRKHRNYTRAAEEVLLSQPAVSRRVRQLEEELGVRLFEQIGKSLHTTDAGETLAAEAEKLLGAMERTAEAVRSHGSEECGSIRIGASATPGFYLLPGILGRFHRRFPKVALHYTVENSLRIEQKIVRNELDLGFVGAHLANEELELTTLLEDEIVCFTSPSHPLAKVRRVAPDSLGDEVWITREKGSATRQLFEDWLSSRRGAIRKSIELTCPETCKALVKEGIGLSFMSIYGLRSEIRSKRLVRVPVTGMTLKRPIFLARHSDKRNSPAMESFLAIVKTALPELTMS from the coding sequence ATGAACCCGCATCTCCTTCGCACGTTCCTCTCTGTCCGCAAACACCGGAACTACACCCGGGCGGCCGAGGAAGTCCTTCTTTCCCAGCCGGCGGTCTCGCGGCGGGTGCGTCAGCTCGAAGAAGAGCTCGGCGTCCGGCTCTTCGAGCAGATCGGCAAGTCGCTCCACACGACAGACGCCGGGGAAACGCTGGCCGCCGAGGCGGAGAAGCTGCTCGGGGCCATGGAACGGACCGCCGAGGCGGTGCGCTCCCATGGTTCCGAGGAATGCGGATCCATACGGATCGGAGCCAGCGCAACTCCGGGATTCTACCTCCTCCCCGGCATCCTTGGCCGGTTCCACCGCCGTTTCCCGAAGGTGGCCCTCCACTACACGGTGGAGAACTCTCTTCGGATAGAGCAGAAGATCGTCCGGAACGAGCTCGACCTGGGTTTTGTCGGCGCTCACCTGGCGAACGAGGAGCTGGAACTTACGACGCTTCTTGAGGACGAGATCGTCTGCTTCACCAGCCCGTCCCATCCCCTCGCGAAGGTGCGCCGGGTTGCTCCGGATTCGCTTGGAGACGAGGTGTGGATCACGCGCGAGAAGGGCTCGGCGACCCGCCAGCTCTTCGAAGATTGGTTGTCATCGAGGAGGGGAGCGATCCGGAAATCCATCGAGCTGACCTGCCCGGAGACCTGCAAGGCGCTGGTCAAGGAGGGCATCGGGCTCTCGTTCATGTCGATCTACGGGCTTCGTTCCGAAATTCGGTCAAAGCGCCTCGTGAGGGTTCCGGTGACGGGGATGACTCTGAAACGGCCTATTTTCCTCGCCCGACACTCCGATAAGCGCAATTCACCCGCTATGGAGAGCTTCCTTGCGATCGTGAAGACCGCGTTGCCCGAGCTAACAATGTCTTAG